In one Alphaproteobacteria bacterium genomic region, the following are encoded:
- a CDS encoding DUF1192 domain-containing protein: MFDEEERPKPKGIQPMDLDTMSIEALGEYIEELEAEISRVREKIAAKKDARGAAESFFKS; encoded by the coding sequence ATGTTCGACGAAGAAGAGCGCCCGAAGCCGAAGGGCATCCAGCCGATGGACCTGGACACGATGAGCATCGAGGCGCTGGGCGAGTATATCGAAGAACTGGAAGCCGAGATTTCCCGGGTCCGTGAGAAGATCGCGGCCAAGAAGGATGCCCGGGGCGCTGCCGAGAGCTTCTTTAAATCCTGA
- a CDS encoding AMP-dependent synthetase/ligase: protein MLDYASIPNLPTLFFDQAKRWGDTPFLWAKSDGRWRPTSWAQTAQRVAKLAYGLKQAGVKPGDRVMLVAENRPEWMITDLAIMTLGAVAVPTYTTNTVENHIHVMRDSGAKIAVCSTAQLAKPVMAAATRVGIETVVVMEWPGAVPQGMRIYGWEDLLGMAKGQKEASVEATAERARSLDRNAMAAIIYTSGTGGVPTGVMLSHGNMLCNVMGADEFLRTLPGLDDGTEVFLSFLPLSHSYEHTVGQFVPISIGAQVYYAEGLDKLAQNIIETQPTIMTAVPRLYENMRGKILRGAEKVGGTKEKLLLKAIELGSKRYEDPASLSLVEKIQDFFLDLLVRRKVKARFGGRLKAFVSGGGPLNYDVGLFFVSLGLRVLQGYGQTEAAPVVSVNRPDINDLTTVGPPLVGVDVKIAEDGEILVRGELVMLGYWNQPDRTAETIKDGWLHTGDIGEMDELGRIRITDRKKDIIVNSGGDNISPQRVEGILSLQQSIAQVMVYGDKQSHLVALIVPDADWLREWRAKNRKKGEGWADLMQDDDLRKAIRAAVDDANKDLNPIEKVRKFTLADEPFSVDNDMLTPSMKIRRHIIREKYADRLNALYGKG, encoded by the coding sequence ATGCTGGATTATGCGTCTATTCCGAACCTGCCGACCCTGTTCTTCGATCAGGCGAAGCGCTGGGGCGACACACCATTTCTGTGGGCGAAGTCGGACGGGCGCTGGCGGCCGACCAGTTGGGCCCAGACCGCACAACGGGTCGCGAAGCTGGCCTATGGGCTGAAGCAGGCCGGCGTGAAGCCGGGCGACCGCGTCATGCTGGTGGCGGAGAACCGCCCGGAATGGATGATCACCGACCTGGCGATCATGACCCTGGGTGCCGTCGCGGTCCCGACCTATACGACCAACACGGTCGAGAACCACATCCATGTGATGCGGGATTCCGGCGCGAAGATCGCCGTTTGCTCAACGGCGCAACTGGCAAAGCCGGTCATGGCGGCCGCGACCCGTGTCGGCATCGAAACGGTGGTGGTCATGGAATGGCCGGGCGCCGTGCCGCAGGGCATGCGGATCTACGGCTGGGAAGACCTGCTGGGCATGGCGAAGGGCCAGAAAGAGGCCAGCGTCGAAGCAACGGCGGAACGCGCACGCAGCCTGGACCGGAACGCCATGGCGGCCATCATCTACACGTCCGGGACTGGCGGTGTGCCGACCGGGGTGATGCTGAGCCACGGTAACATGCTGTGCAATGTGATGGGAGCGGATGAATTTCTGCGGACGCTGCCCGGTCTCGACGACGGCACGGAGGTATTCCTGTCCTTCTTGCCGCTCAGTCATTCCTATGAGCACACGGTCGGTCAGTTCGTCCCAATTTCCATCGGTGCACAGGTCTACTACGCCGAGGGCCTGGACAAGCTGGCGCAGAATATCATCGAGACCCAGCCGACGATCATGACCGCCGTGCCGCGCCTGTACGAAAACATGCGCGGCAAGATCCTGCGCGGCGCGGAGAAGGTCGGCGGAACGAAGGAAAAACTGCTCCTGAAGGCCATCGAACTGGGATCGAAACGATATGAAGATCCCGCATCGCTGAGCCTTGTCGAGAAAATCCAGGACTTCTTCCTCGACCTGCTGGTCCGGCGCAAGGTCAAGGCGCGGTTCGGCGGACGCCTCAAGGCCTTCGTTTCCGGTGGGGGACCGCTCAACTACGATGTCGGGCTGTTCTTCGTCTCCCTGGGATTGCGCGTGCTGCAAGGCTATGGCCAGACCGAAGCGGCGCCGGTTGTCTCGGTGAACCGGCCGGATATCAACGATCTGACCACGGTCGGACCGCCGCTTGTCGGGGTCGATGTGAAGATCGCCGAAGACGGTGAGATCCTCGTGCGTGGCGAACTTGTCATGCTGGGATACTGGAACCAGCCCGACCGCACGGCGGAGACGATCAAGGACGGCTGGCTGCATACCGGCGACATCGGTGAGATGGACGAGCTGGGCCGTATCCGGATCACCGACCGGAAGAAGGACATCATCGTCAATTCCGGTGGCGACAACATCTCTCCGCAACGCGTCGAGGGCATTCTCAGCCTGCAGCAATCCATTGCCCAGGTCATGGTCTATGGCGACAAGCAATCGCACCTGGTCGCCCTGATTGTCCCGGATGCCGACTGGCTGCGCGAATGGCGGGCGAAGAACCGCAAGAAAGGGGAAGGCTGGGCGGACCTGATGCAGGACGACGATCTGCGCAAGGCGATACGCGCGGCGGTCGACGATGCGAACAAGGATCTGAACCCGATCGAGAAGGTCCGAAAGTTCACATTGGCGGATGAGCCGTTCAGCGTCGACAACGACATGCTGACCCCGTCGATGAAAATTCGCCGGCACATCATTCGCGAGAAATATGCGGATCGATTGAACGCGCTTTACGGAAAAGGCTGA
- a CDS encoding M3 family oligoendopeptidase, translating to MPDTHAAADLPVWDLTDLYPAPDSQELKQDVEKTMARAQAFESRFSGKVDGLTGAQLAEAITEYEAIDEVLSRVMSYAQLLHAGDVTDPKIGQFYQTMREKATEANGHLLFFTLELNKVSDEALDARLAESEALRRYRPWLDALRLFRPHQLSDEVERLLLDKSVAGSGAWMRLFDETSASLRFPFREELLTQTEILHKMQDRDAAVRKEASQVLGTVLGENISTFALITNTLAKDKEVEDKWRGFARPISSRNLANQVEDEVVNALIQAVRDMYPRISHRYYRLKAKWMGRDKLDYWDRLAPPPADDDRTFTWDDAQSIVMDAYSAFSPDMAAVGKRFFDNAWIDVPPRPGKAGGAFAHPTVPSAHPYLLLNFQGKARDIMTLAHELGHGVHQVLAAKQGHLMADTPLTLAETASVFGEMLTFKSMLAATKDPVARRAVLASKIEDMINTVVRQIAFCEFERLVHDERRNGELTPDRIGELWMQVSEESLGDVFRFDENYRNYWAYIPHFIHSAFYVYAYAFGDCLVNALYAKYESEPEGFQTKYMEMLSAGGTLRHKELLAPFGLDASDPDFWKLGLGVLEGFIDELEATF from the coding sequence ATGCCTGATACGCATGCCGCCGCCGACCTGCCCGTCTGGGACCTTACCGACCTCTATCCGGCCCCTGATTCGCAGGAACTGAAACAGGATGTCGAAAAGACAATGGCCCGGGCGCAGGCGTTCGAGAGCCGGTTTTCGGGAAAGGTCGATGGTCTGACAGGGGCACAGCTTGCCGAAGCGATCACCGAATATGAGGCGATCGACGAGGTGCTGTCGCGGGTCATGAGTTACGCGCAGCTGCTGCATGCCGGGGATGTCACCGACCCGAAGATCGGTCAGTTCTATCAAACGATGCGCGAGAAGGCGACGGAAGCGAATGGCCATCTGCTGTTCTTCACTCTGGAACTGAACAAGGTTTCGGACGAGGCGCTGGACGCCCGACTGGCGGAGAGCGAGGCGCTGCGACGCTATCGGCCGTGGCTGGATGCGCTGCGTCTGTTCCGTCCGCATCAGTTGTCCGACGAAGTGGAGCGCCTGCTGCTGGACAAGAGCGTTGCGGGCAGCGGCGCATGGATGCGCCTGTTCGACGAGACCTCCGCCAGTCTGCGGTTCCCGTTCCGGGAGGAATTGCTGACCCAGACGGAAATCCTGCACAAGATGCAGGATCGCGATGCCGCCGTCCGCAAGGAGGCGAGTCAGGTGCTGGGGACCGTTCTCGGGGAGAACATCTCTACCTTTGCGCTGATCACCAATACGCTGGCGAAAGACAAGGAAGTCGAGGACAAATGGCGCGGTTTTGCGCGACCGATCTCGTCCCGCAATCTGGCCAATCAGGTCGAAGACGAGGTTGTGAACGCGCTGATTCAGGCCGTGCGCGACATGTATCCGCGCATCTCGCACCGCTATTATCGGCTTAAGGCGAAATGGATGGGCCGGGACAAGCTGGATTACTGGGACCGGTTGGCCCCGCCGCCGGCCGACGATGATCGCACCTTCACCTGGGACGATGCACAATCGATCGTCATGGATGCCTATTCGGCCTTCTCTCCGGACATGGCAGCGGTCGGGAAGCGGTTCTTCGACAATGCCTGGATCGACGTTCCGCCGAGACCCGGGAAAGCGGGCGGTGCCTTCGCGCATCCGACGGTACCATCCGCGCATCCCTACCTGTTGCTGAATTTCCAGGGCAAGGCGCGGGACATCATGACCCTGGCGCATGAACTGGGGCATGGCGTGCATCAGGTGCTGGCCGCGAAACAGGGCCACCTGATGGCCGATACGCCGCTAACCCTGGCGGAGACCGCATCCGTCTTCGGCGAGATGCTGACGTTCAAGAGCATGCTGGCCGCGACGAAGGATCCGGTGGCTCGCCGCGCCGTGCTGGCGTCCAAGATCGAGGATATGATCAACACGGTCGTGCGCCAGATCGCCTTCTGCGAGTTCGAGCGGCTGGTGCATGACGAACGTCGGAACGGGGAACTCACACCGGATCGGATCGGCGAATTGTGGATGCAGGTCAGCGAGGAAAGCCTGGGCGACGTGTTCCGCTTCGATGAGAATTATCGAAATTACTGGGCCTATATCCCGCACTTCATCCATTCGGCCTTCTATGTCTACGCTTACGCGTTCGGGGATTGTCTGGTGAACGCCCTATACGCGAAGTACGAGTCGGAGCCTGAGGGCTTCCAGACGAAATACATGGAGATGCTGTCGGCAGGCGGGACCTTGCGACACAAGGAACTGTTGGCGCCGTTCGGACTGGATGCGTCCGATCCGGATTTCTGGAAACTGGGCCTGGGCGTCCTGGAAGGGTTCATCGACGAACTGGAAGCGACCTTCTGA
- a CDS encoding NAD(P)H-quinone oxidoreductase encodes MSVPAQMTAVEITEPGGPDVLVAGQMATPSPAPGEVLIRVHAAGVNRPDVMQRAGAYPPPPGASPLPGLEIAGEVAALGDGVQSLQIGDKVCALTPGGGYAQYCTTPAEHCLRLPEGYDMVRAAALPETFFTVYYNVFMRAKLTAGERILIHGGSSGIGTTAIQLAKAFGAQVAVTAGSNDKCRTCLELGADLAINYREGEWAEQAKGWTKDMNGGPGLDVILDMVAGPYVDQGIKLLRRDGRYAFIAFLKGPKTEVDFTRVLMNRLTIMGSTLRPQTVAEKAAIADNLRRDVWPLLDSGKVAPVIHQTFPLSDAAAAHRLMESSDHIGKIVLTLD; translated from the coding sequence ATGTCCGTACCCGCCCAGATGACCGCTGTCGAGATCACCGAACCGGGCGGGCCGGACGTTCTGGTCGCCGGGCAAATGGCCACGCCGTCGCCGGCACCGGGCGAAGTCCTGATCCGCGTTCATGCAGCGGGCGTCAACCGGCCCGATGTGATGCAGCGCGCGGGCGCCTACCCCCCACCGCCGGGCGCCTCTCCCCTGCCCGGTCTGGAGATCGCTGGAGAGGTGGCGGCCCTCGGCGACGGGGTGCAATCGCTGCAGATCGGCGACAAGGTCTGCGCCCTGACGCCCGGCGGCGGCTATGCACAATATTGCACCACCCCGGCCGAGCACTGTCTACGCCTACCGGAGGGCTATGACATGGTACGCGCAGCCGCCCTGCCCGAGACCTTCTTCACGGTCTACTACAACGTCTTCATGCGGGCCAAGCTGACCGCCGGAGAGCGCATTCTGATTCACGGCGGCTCCAGCGGCATCGGCACGACCGCGATTCAACTTGCCAAGGCTTTCGGCGCCCAGGTCGCGGTCACCGCTGGCAGCAACGACAAATGCCGGACCTGCCTAGAGCTGGGCGCGGATCTGGCCATCAATTACCGCGAAGGCGAATGGGCGGAACAGGCCAAGGGGTGGACCAAGGACATGAACGGCGGGCCGGGGCTGGATGTCATCCTGGACATGGTCGCCGGCCCGTATGTCGATCAGGGGATCAAGCTGCTGCGCCGCGACGGGCGTTATGCCTTCATCGCCTTCCTGAAAGGGCCGAAGACCGAAGTCGACTTCACCCGCGTGCTGATGAACCGGTTGACGATCATGGGATCGACCCTGCGTCCCCAGACCGTCGCGGAGAAGGCCGCCATCGCCGACAATCTGCGCCGGGATGTCTGGCCGCTGCTCGATTCAGGCAAGGTCGCGCCGGTGATCCACCAGACATTCCCTCTGTCCGACGCGGCCGCGGCGCACCGGCTGATGGAAAGCTCCGATCACATTGGAAAGATTGTCTTGACCCTGGATTAA
- a CDS encoding NADP-dependent oxidoreductase: protein MTGTNKTWVLAEHPTGMPDDRTFRLEEREIPDLSDGQVLGRSRWLSVDPYMRGRISKQANYAGGVSVGEAMHGGAVAEVVESRHPAWQPGDLFETIGFGWREYAAVSGDGLTRVDPSIDAPEHAWLSYLGMPGLTALIALDTIGKVKEGETVLVSAASGAVGQVVGQIAKIRGARAVAVASSQDKLDWCREIGFDAGINYREVPNLGRAVADACPDGVDVFFDNTAGPIHDAAMNNLALGARVIICGTISLAGQFDAPDIGERFMRKILVARARMEGFLIFDHVARYPEARRQLAQWETDGKLTFRTDVLEGIEQMPTAFLNLLTSRNFGKQVVRV from the coding sequence ATGACGGGCACCAACAAAACCTGGGTTCTGGCGGAACATCCGACAGGCATGCCGGACGACAGGACTTTCCGGCTGGAGGAGCGTGAGATTCCCGACCTTTCCGACGGACAGGTGCTGGGCCGGTCGCGCTGGCTTTCGGTCGACCCTTATATGCGGGGCCGAATCTCGAAGCAGGCGAATTATGCCGGCGGCGTTTCCGTCGGTGAAGCTATGCATGGCGGCGCCGTCGCCGAGGTGGTGGAGAGCCGCCATCCCGCTTGGCAGCCGGGCGACCTGTTCGAGACCATCGGGTTCGGTTGGCGCGAATATGCCGCTGTGTCCGGTGACGGCCTGACCCGTGTCGACCCGTCCATCGATGCGCCAGAGCATGCCTGGCTCAGCTATCTCGGAATGCCCGGCCTTACGGCGCTGATTGCGCTGGATACGATCGGCAAAGTGAAAGAGGGCGAGACGGTTCTGGTTTCGGCGGCATCCGGGGCCGTCGGGCAGGTCGTCGGGCAGATCGCCAAGATCCGCGGCGCCCGCGCCGTGGCTGTCGCCAGCAGTCAGGACAAGTTGGACTGGTGTCGCGAGATCGGCTTCGATGCCGGTATCAACTACCGCGAAGTACCGAACCTGGGACGTGCCGTTGCCGACGCCTGCCCGGACGGTGTCGATGTCTTCTTCGACAATACCGCGGGGCCAATCCATGACGCGGCAATGAACAATCTTGCCTTGGGCGCACGGGTCATCATCTGCGGCACGATCAGTCTGGCCGGGCAGTTCGACGCACCGGACATCGGCGAACGCTTCATGCGCAAGATCCTTGTCGCGCGTGCCAGAATGGAAGGCTTCCTGATCTTTGACCACGTAGCCCGGTATCCCGAGGCACGCCGTCAACTGGCGCAATGGGAAACGGACGGGAAGCTGACCTTCAGGACGGACGTACTTGAGGGTATCGAACAGATGCCCACGGCCTTTCTGAACTTGCTGACGTCGCGGAATTTCGGGAAGCAGGTTGTGCGGGTCTGA
- a CDS encoding 3-hydroxybutyrate dehydrogenase, translating into MSQTGLLKGRAALVTGSTSGIGLAMARALALAGANVMLNGLGDEAEIEKTRAALAAETGQEIRFHGANMMKAEEIADAVEQTDATFGSMDILVNNAGIQHVSPLEAFPEDKWDAIIAINLTSAFHATKAALPKMRRGGWGRVINTASAHGLVASVNKGAYVAAKHGIVGLTKVTALETAEEAITCNAINPGWVRTELVERQIEAKAGELGCSVDEAAAEILSEKQPSMEFVTPEQLGGCLVFLCSPAADQITGISLPVDGGWTAR; encoded by the coding sequence ATGTCGCAGACTGGATTGTTGAAGGGCCGTGCGGCCTTGGTGACCGGGTCGACGAGTGGAATCGGTCTTGCGATGGCGCGGGCATTGGCCCTGGCCGGGGCGAATGTGATGCTCAACGGCCTGGGTGACGAAGCTGAAATCGAAAAGACCCGGGCGGCGCTGGCGGCGGAAACCGGCCAGGAAATCCGCTTCCACGGCGCCAATATGATGAAGGCCGAGGAAATCGCGGACGCTGTCGAGCAGACCGACGCGACATTCGGGTCCATGGATATTCTGGTGAACAATGCCGGCATTCAGCATGTCAGCCCGCTGGAAGCTTTCCCGGAGGACAAGTGGGATGCGATCATCGCGATCAATCTGACCTCCGCCTTCCACGCGACCAAGGCAGCGCTTCCGAAAATGCGGCGCGGCGGATGGGGACGCGTCATCAATACCGCGTCTGCCCACGGGCTCGTGGCCAGTGTCAACAAGGGGGCCTATGTCGCGGCCAAGCACGGCATTGTCGGCCTGACCAAGGTAACCGCGCTGGAAACCGCGGAAGAGGCCATCACCTGCAACGCGATCAATCCGGGCTGGGTCCGCACCGAACTGGTCGAAAGGCAGATCGAGGCGAAGGCCGGTGAACTGGGCTGTTCAGTGGATGAAGCCGCCGCCGAAATCCTGTCGGAAAAGCAGCCCTCCATGGAGTTCGTGACGCCGGAGCAACTTGGCGGATGTCTCGTCTTCCTGTGCTCGCCGGCCGCGGATCAGATCACAGGTATTTCCCTGCCCGTCGATGGCGGCTGGACGGCGCGCTAA